From Candoia aspera isolate rCanAsp1 chromosome 4, rCanAsp1.hap2, whole genome shotgun sequence, a single genomic window includes:
- the APOBR gene encoding apolipoprotein B receptor yields MEHLRSFLGSLQQALDFISSFATYLLGDEPHPGAEEPESGREMKNYRTHHGSEVETAHSGDVSPREHLKVTEGPFTVEINPLSQEIQGTSKTAVTGDQTMESILRSSKFPNRCEGQEESEQKFSVSSASLSDTPGLGSMAPMTGSIQQTRLEEPTMTGRLYQRKSEESSWKGVAQEDVTEEVADAICSQYWKPDALLAEGRELAQMEESGKPGMGQETEQDRSVLAEGTKQGAPSWSAFVGEQKRGPEGADWTREIPQGGLEEMVKIMGNQPLEAEKEQEEAGMGEEEQGEINTAVLDRAEDEGDQVDGLERKTRKSQTWEGEAERITEDQDREVENILWNEGVQEKLLDWAQCRAEKQRGQKDATWAGGAQQDGLEEMARMAKDPQLEVEKEQEEDTKMDGNQQIKTGVTAEPEGDQVKMLEEKEKGDRIWNLEEWIGGTEEGKERKLDEKERGLEGVTWTEKLQCDALNVKIVKTHQLESGEEQGEGIEMATEQQVKRERAPEKEGVQQPLLVKAEMEASQKEMLAGEEKDRDFHWEPKDAVIMTEQKGEAPELEEGGNGQQGDFPEKGKTEENLQQEVEESVKNETQATGEKQEQQTLEEWWASDQEEQPERLADTSGISEEMLEMAEAAEGQSSQLGETTKNLVYTASIDTDLLAGPRAFPDDVTMLDSSVQKERVLLRRKSSIRRAPSLKKSKPSTEAPAQETHIAEDAPSLLEVPRRQNLRFSGFAPMHPNMMAELQMRLQKPK; encoded by the exons ATGGAGCACCTTCGATCATTCTTGGGGAGCCTGCAACAGGCTTTG GATTTTATTTCCTCATTCGCTACTTACCTCCTTGGAGATGAACCTCATCCAGGAGCAGAAGAGCCAGAAAGCGGAAGGGAGATGAAGAATTACCGAACCCACCATGGCTCTGAAGTGGAAACAGCACACTCTGG GGACGTTTCTCCACGGGAACATCTGAAGGTCACTGAAGGTCCTTTTACAGTGGAG ATAAACCCACTCAGTCAGGAGATCCAGGGAACATCAAAAACTGCAGTTACTGGTGATCAGACAATGGAGTCCATTCTCAGATCTTCCAAATTTCCCAACAGATGTGAGGGACAGGAAGAATCTGAACAAAAGTTCTCAG TGTCTTCTGCATCTCTCAGTGACACCCCTGGACTAGGGTCCATGGCACCTATGACTGGCAGCATCCAGCAGACACGCTTGGAGGAGCCAACCATGACTGGGAGACTCTATCAAAGAAAGTCTGAAGAATCCAGCTGGAAGGGGGTTGCACAGGAAGATGTGACAGAGGAGGTGGCAGATGCAATATGCAGTCAGTATTGGAAGCCAGATGCACTTTTGGCAGAAGGAAGAGAACTTGCGCAAATGGAAGAGTCAGGAAAGCCAGGGATGGGTCAGGAAACAGAGCAAGACAGATCTGTATTAGCTGAGGGGACTAAGCAAGGAGCACCAAGTTGGTCAGCGTTTGTAGGAGAACAAAAAAGAGGGCCTGAAGGGGCAGATTGGACTAGGGAAATTCCTCAAGGTGGCTTGGAAGAGATGGTCAAGATTATGGGTAATCAGCCATTAGAGGCTGAGAAAGAACAGGAAGAAGCAGGGATGGGTGAGGAAGAACAGGGAGAGATCAATACAGCAGTGCTAGACAGGGCAGAGGATGAGGGAGATCAGGTAGATGGGCTTGAAAGAAAGACTAGGAAAAGCCAGACGTGGGAAGGAGAGGCAGAAAGAATCACAGAAGACCAGGACAGAGAGGTGGAAAATATATTGTGGAATGAGGGAGTTCAAGAAAAGCTACTTGATTGGGCACAATGTAGAGCAgaaaagcagagaggacaaaaagatGCAACATGGGCTGGAGGGGCTCAACAAGATGGGTTGGAGGAGATGGCCAGGATGGCAAAGGACCCGCAGTTGGAGGTTgagaaggaacaggaagaagatacAAAAATGGATGGGAACCAGCAGATAAAAACAGGTGTGACAGCAGAACCTGAAGGAGACCAGGTGAAGAtgctagaagagaaagaaaaaggtgacAGAATCTGGAATTTGGAAGAATGGATAGGAGGAACTGaagaggggaaggagaggaagctGGATGAAAAGGAAAGAGGACTAGAGGGAGTCACATGGACAGAGAAACTTCAGTGTGATGCACTAAATGTTAAAATAGTGAAGACCCACCAGCTGGAATCTGGGGAGGAACAgggagaaggcatagagatggccACGGAACAGcaggtaaagagagagagagcaccagAGAAGGAGGGAGTTCAGCAACCACTCCTGGTCAAGGCAGAGATGGAAGCAAGCCAGAAGGAGATGTTAGCAGGGGAAGAAAAGGACAGAGATTTTCACTGGGAGCCAAAAGATGCTGTGATTATGACAGAACAGAAAGGGGAGGCACCAGAATTGGAAGAGGGTGGGAATGGTCAGCAGGGAGACTTCCCTGAGAAAGGAAAGACAGAAGAGAATCTGCAGCAGGAAGTAGAGGAATCTGTAAAAAATGAGACACAGGCTACAGGGGAAAAACAAGAACAGCAAACTCTAGAAGAATGGTGGGCAAGTGACCAGGAAGAGCAGCCTGAGAGATTGGCAGATACTAGTGGTATTAGTGAAGAAATGCTGGAAATGGCTGAGGCTGCAGAGGGCCAGTCAAGTCAACTGGGAGAGACTACAAAGAACCTGGTGTACACAGCTTCTATTGATACAGACCTCCTGGCTGGGCCCAGAGCTTTTCCAGATGAC GTCACAATGCTGGATAGCAGTGTCCAAAAGGAACGGGTGTTGCTACGTCGTAAAAGCTCCATTCGACGAGCACCCAGCTTGAAGAAATCAAAACCATCGACAGAAGCTCCAGCGCAAGAGACACATATAGCTGAAGATGCTCCATCTCTACTGGAAGTGCCAAGGAGACAAAACCTAAGATTTTCTGG GTTTGCGCCTATGCACCCTAATATGATGGCTGAACTTCAGATGCGTCTGCAAAAGCCAAAGTGA